The Candidatus Omnitrophota bacterium genome window below encodes:
- the rplU gene encoding 50S ribosomal protein L21, with amino-acid sequence MYAIIEVGSKQYNVKKDDIIEVNKQVVAKGDNLIIDKVLLVVKDKSIEIGQPYVSGAKVEAQVLKQTLGEKTTAYKYKRRKNFHWQKGHRAQLTELKIKSINLGY; translated from the coding sequence ATGTATGCGATAATTGAAGTTGGTTCAAAACAGTATAATGTGAAAAAAGATGATATTATTGAGGTAAATAAGCAGGTGGTGGCAAAAGGGGACAATCTTATCATAGATAAGGTTCTTTTGGTTGTAAAAGACAAGAGTATTGAGATTGGCCAGCCTTACGTTTCAGGCGCTAAAGTTGAGGCGCAAGTTTTAAAACAGACTTTGGGTGAAAAAACCACAGCCTATAAATATAAACGTAGAAAAAATTTCCACTGGCAAAAAGGCCATCGTGCTCAGCTTACCGAGCTTAAAATTAAATCTATTAATTTAGGCTACTGA